The Juglans regia cultivar Chandler chromosome 1, Walnut 2.0, whole genome shotgun sequence nucleotide sequence TTATGGGGTGGGAAGGGAGTAACTTAGAGAAGGGAAGGTTACCTTCCTTTTAGGTGTTATGTTGTCTAGGAAAAAAATCgtattgaaggaaaatatgTAATGTGCCCTATAGAAATTAAAGATTGGAAATGCATCCTTTCTCTTGCCTATTTCTCCATTGCCTTTCAATTTGGGGGAAAGAAAATGGTGGGCCCTGGGGGCCTGGAGGATGAGAACTCCCTTCCTTCTTCCCCTTCTTCATTCAGTTACAGAAAGAATAGCCACTTGTTTCCGTCCCTTTTCTCTTACCCCTTTCCCTTGCCTCCCCCTTCCTTCCAGATGATAAGTCTACATGCTACCTAACTGATCAGTTGATGGAAAAACAGGTCCGAAGTTGTAGCTTTACATGAATATGAGTGCTATTTCTTATggtttttcatgaatgaatgtTCGTAGGTAGTAATCAACAACACCAATGCCACCACTAGAATTGTCTATCACTGCAGTTACCATCTCCTCAATTATCACACAGTTACTCTCGTTGTGTGGAGAGCAATCATTCCACCATCACATAGGTAGCCCTCAACACTACTGTTTCCACCATCCCTAACCCACTGCAGTTAGCAGGTTGACCACAGTATGCCACTATTGCAGCTTCAAGCCAAACCACTTACCTATTCCACCATTGCGATTGTTGTTGCCTGCCCTGCACCTGCTTACCGCCACTACCATCTCAATGCCTCCATCACTGTGATACAATGTGATCTTTACAGTCTAGTTCTGCTTTGTTTTCTAGCTGGTTTATCTTTCTTTTACTCTGATGCAGCTCCTGAGGTGGTTGAAAAGCCTGGTGACAGTTCGTTATCAAAGTTGAAAGCTTTGTATACTCATGCAAAAGACCTGTCAGAGAGTGAAGTAAAGTACGTAGATTCGTTCTATAGCTTTTATGAACTCGATAACTtccactttattttcttcttcccttttatttttatgttattttggtaAGAAACATGTTTTTCAGCATATATAACTCGATACTGTACTTGGCTGCAGCTTTTCCACCTTGTTGATAGGTCAACTTGATACTCTTCTGCCTTCTGGACCTTCAGGGCAACAACGAAGAAGGATAGGTATATGATAGTATTTGTTCTTTCAAAAACATAACTGAACGCTGTGACCTTTTGATTAAgctttcatataaaaattaagctTTCATCTTTTTAAGCTTTCAATGATTAGAGCTATCTTGCGAATGTCTCTAGATTTTCTTTAGCTAGTcatttacttttgtatattaCATATTCTACTATCCATTATGGGCCATATACTTTTAACCTTTAATTGAGTTTTCATTATTGTAAGTTTTATGAATGCCCTTATTGTAGATATCCCTAGCTTTTCTGTTGTTAGTGTTTTCTTTGTATACATTCCAATACATATTCTACTAGCCACATAAAGCTATGCATCTGGACTTGATGTTAAGGACTTGAACTGTAGATCGGCACATATTCCAACATATTGATGAGATAAATATATTCATGTTCATATCAGATTGAAATTCTGTTGGTTCGTTGGAGGAACTCTCCAATTTTCATTTGAACTTTGAATTTAAAGCAAGTTTTTCTTATATTCTTAATTCCTTTTAGATTTTGTTTGGTCCTTCCCTAAGAGGGACTGGAATCCCATCCTATCATGAGAAGCTAATAACTCAGGTGTGTTAATTGGTTAATTGGAGCATAGAACTAAACTTTCAACAGCATTTTCAAGTGTTGTTGCTAGTCCTGGAATCTGTTGACTATAGCTAATACATTGTAATAGATAGCTGCAGAACATGGGGCATGGCATGATATAGTTTTGGCAGATGACATGCAAGGCCAAAATATTTTGATGGCTGATCCCAAGAAGTGTTTTGTTGTTAAACTCTACAATGTTTTATTTAGCTGACTGTACATAAATTCCAGAAGGCAACGAtcagaaaaggagaaaaatgaagACCGATTCAGATATTTCAAGGATTTCCCCTAATGTGCGAAGCCAACTTGAGGCTTGGGCTAGTTTAAAGGGTGAACAGGTATACATGTACTATGATAGTCATCCTCCAGATTTCTTTTTAGATAGCACCTACCTACATTCctggttttattaaaaaaaaattctttcacGTGGAAGATACATTTTgtgattcttttttattttattttaattccatttatttattgtctACCATTATTTCAGGTAGCAGCAAGAGTCACACCGGATGAGTCTGAAAAGGACGAGTGGTTTGTTGTTAAAgttattcattttgataaggaGACTAAAGAGTAAGTATAGTTCCTGTAAGTAAGGCATCATGCGCCGTGATTTAAACTTTTAGGAATTAGGGCAGCTGTTCTAGTTTATAATGGCAACTTTCTTAATTATCTATCGTTCATgtttcaattttatctttaactGATTGGCCTGTTCGAAtcagcttatcaaatgaatatCGTATTGTTTGAGCAAGAGCCTagcccaaaaggaaaaaaaaaaaaaaaattccaagctTATGGAATAATTTAAGTACAGTTGTCCACCAAGCTTGATTTGGGTCCCAATTCAATTGCTTGTTGATAAATTCCTGGCTCAAGGTCAATTTAAAGTTCAAGTCACGAACTTATTTTGAAATGAAGGCCTGATGTGTGGAGATAGCATTTGTAGTGATGAAGTAGAATTTGTAACCAATTAAAAACATGCCAAACATATTGAAGCTTCTAGATCAGAGACATGTGCTCCATATCCGCATTCCTAATAGGACTTGAGCCTGCCTGGGGACTCATTGGAGGGAGGAAATTAGGGATAGGCTAGATTCGGTTAATGTATAGACTTGAATGAGCTCGTGCAGCAGCTGACATCTAGCTGCTTGTGAGCCACTTGGTTTGTTTTCTCCGTGGATTCTTGCAATTATTTTGTGTCGCCAGTAATTATCAACAGAAGTGGTAAAAAGAATGCTACTCTTCTAGGTCACTTACTTTATTCCTTGCTTATGAAGAAGCAATTCTATGTGCAGATTTGAAGTACTAGATGAGGAACcaggtgatgatgatgagggTGGTGGCCAACGGTAACTATCTTTTATTGACTCTGATTTGACTGCTGGATGTTAACTTCTGGTCTGAGGGTAcaatactgataaaaaaaaaaaacttctggTCTGAGGGTGGGAAATTTATTCTACcccttttcatttatttcagTTTTCTGCATGATTGAATAATTCTTCGGAAAGCGacattttttccccttttttcttgCTTCTCTCAGGAAGTACAAGCTGCCCATGTCAAATATTATTCCTTTTCCCAAGAGAAATGACCCTTCTACTGCCCAGGATTTCCCTCCTGGAAGACAAGTGTTGGCTGTCTATCCAGGAACAACTGCACTTTATAAGGCAACTGTTGTCAATAACAACCGCAAGGTAATGTTTTCCTTCCCCCTTGGTCTGCTATAACAGAAGTTATTGTTCATTTAATATGAATTCCATTCTTCTGTAGGTTCTTGCCCTTTGACTAAACAAGTTTATCATGAACTAACAAATAATTGTATTGTGCATGTTTGTGGTACTCTCAACCATTCGAAATATTTTCAGAGGAAGACAGATGAGTAAGTAATATCCATCTATGTGTTTTCATCCTTGGCATCCCGAGTTTTGGGAAAAATTGCATTCTTGAATGGACTTTGGGGAccaaataaacacaaaatgaTTTACTGCAAATcaaaatgagtatttttttcCACTCTTATTCTCTTTTAGGGTAGGTCATGAGTCTCACAGATTTTTGTACCAGCTTCTCAGGTAATTTGATTTACCAGCAGTCACCAAAATGGTAAACATATGACAAAGTAAAccattttctcaacatttttaaGGAAACAAATGGGCTGAATTCTTTGGAGAAGTCATTTATTTAAATCTGGAAACTGAATTAGAATGCTGAGATTGGCATGTGACGCTAAAGTCTCGGTTTTGCTGTTAATGGAAACGGGGAGTATTTTTCCATTCTTCTTCTATATTGTCATGTTCATATTCATGCTTTGTTTGGGCAGGTATTCACTCGAATTCGACGATGACGAGGAAGATGGATCCTTGCCTCAAAGGAGTGTACCATTCCACAAGGTGGTTCCTCTGCCTGAAGGACATCGTCAATGAATTCATGCTGTTTATAGCCGTATATAATTCTAAAAGCTCTTATATAGGATTGTTAACCTGACCCTTAACATGGCTGCCCTATGTGGCTGGCTATGTTTCTCTTTTGACCATTTCGAGATGATATTGTAATATCTTCCCTTCTCACGTTATGTAGCATATTTACCTCtgcttcttctctctctctctcactctctctgtaACTTGGTAGGCTAGATTGGAGGATTTTGGAGAAAAACTATCCATAATTTATGTTTCCTCCAGATTACTTTCGCACCTCATAAATATTGTAGGGAATAAACTTCCCATGCTTCATGTACTTCTGATTGCTATGATCAATATTccaaattatatgcaaaataGTATTGGATCAATGAAGAAGATGACGctttttaattggaaaatacAATTTGGCAGACAGAAAATAGATAATGACGggcaaaagaaagaagaaacaaagaatTTTCCTAATACAAAACAGAAGCGGCAGCAGAACTTCTTCTAGTTCTAAAGCCACATTTTTGTTGTCATCAAGTGAAACTAAAGGAGGACAGCGACGGGTGATTGGATGCATCGCTATTTCGACATCTCCGGTGGTTAGACATCATTGCCTCAATTTCCAGCAGCATTTGCAGACCGTTTGATTGAACCTTCGTCAAGATAAtcagtttcttttatttacttgtttaatATATGATAACTAAACTACCTTGTATAAACAAACAGTTTCTACACgaataataaatttttgtttctaagaATTAATCATTAGTTTTCTGCCCCCAAAAACCCTTCCCAAGGTCATAGTCatcttcatttctctttctcgCCTCCCCCATTCTCTCTCATCAGACTCCCCCGATTGGCCGATTCGAGCTCAATCCATGGCGGCTATGGCCTCCTCTATTACACCCAAATACTCAAAACTCTTCCCACCAACACCAACCCCTCCACAAGTCTCTCTCCCCATCCACCTCTCTCTTACCCATAACCCAAAACCCAGAATCCTATCCTCGAAACTCTCCTCTTTCACTGACGCCTCCATCACCTTTTTTCATTCACTTGCACAACCCTCCAAACCCCACTGCAAAAGATTGTCTTTGGTCACGGTCAAAGCCGCAAAGGGTAAGTTCGAGCGCAAGAAGCCCCACGTGAACATCGGGACCATCGGTCACGTAGACCATGGCAAGACCACCCTTACCGCTGCCCTCACCATGGCCCTGGCCTCCATGGGCAACAGCGCGCCCAAGAAGTACGACGAGATCGACGCTGCCCCAGAGGAACGCGCTCGCGGCATCACCATCAACACCGCCACCGTCGAATACGAAACTGCCAATCGACACTACGCCCACGTCGACTGCCCTGGCCACGCCGACTACGTCAAGAACATGATCACCGGCGCCGCCCAGATGGATGGCGCGATCCTAGTCGTCTCCGGCGCCGATGGACCGATGCCGCAGACTAAGGAGCACGTCCTGCTGGCGAAGCAGGTGGGTGTACCGAACATGGTGGTGTTTCTGAACAAGCAGGATCAAGTCGACGACGAGGAACTCTTGCAGCTTGTGGAGTTGGAGGTGAGAGAGCTCCTGAGCTCCTTCGAGTTCCCGGGCGATGATGTACCCATCGTCTCGGGCTCGGCTCTACTGGCATTGGAGGCTCTAATGGCGAACCCGAAGATTACCCGAGGAGAGAACGAATGGGTGGACAAGATATACGAACTCATGGACGCCGTGGACGATTACATTCCCATTCCGCAGAGGCAGACCGACTTGCCGTTCTTGTCAGCAGTGGAGGATGTGTTCTCGATCACGGGACGCGGTACGGTGGCCACGGGTCGGATCGAGAGGGGCACGGTGAAGGTTGGGGAGATAGTGGAAATTGTTGGGCTTAGAGAGACTCGGACCACGACGGTTACGGGGGTCGAGATGTTCCAGAAAACTCTAGACGTGGCGCTTGCTGGGGacaatgttgggctcttgcttaGGGGGATTCAGAAGACCGATATCCAGAGAGGGATGGTGATTGCGAAGCCCGGGACGATCACGCCGCACACGAAGTTCCGGGCTCTAGTTTATGTGCTGAAGAAGGAGGAGGGTGGGAGGCACTCGCCGTTTTTCGCGGGGTACCGGCCTCAGTTTTACATGAGGACTACGGATGTGACTGGGAAGGTGACTGGTATCGTGAACGATAAGGATGAGGAGTCGAAGATGGTTATGCCGGGAGACCGTATTAAGATGGTGGTGGAGCTTATAATGCCAGTGGCTTGTGAGCAAGGGATGAGGTTTGCGATTAGAGAAGGTGGCAAGACTGTCGGGGCTGGTGTCATCCAGTCCATTATAGAATGAGCGAGTTGAGTTCaaccttattttcttcatatttcgAAAATGTGTTTACAGGAGAAAAGATTAGGGATTGgattagagatgagttgagatggtctgtgaatattaaaataaaagttgaattatttattatattttatgtgaaaatttgaaaaagttgtaataatgagatgaattgagatggattgaggtgagttttgaatttaaacGAGAAGTGCCATTGTGCAAAATAAGCTTTTAACGTAAAgcttttttaagaaatttagcAGAAGTTATCGATTAGAGACTCCTGCTCCATGAGTTTGCGGCCATTACACCATAAAGACGCTGGGATTTGAACaagtttttgtttattaaatgtaattgaagatgagttgagatagattgaggTAGGTTTTGAATTTGAACGAGAAGTGCTGTTGTGCAAAATAAGCTTTTAACGTGAAgcttttttaagaaatttagcATAAGTTATGGATTAGAGACCCCTACTCCATGAGTTTGCGGCCATTACACCATAAAGTCATTAGGGATTTGAACAAGTTTTTGTTTATCAAATGtaatttaagatgagttgaaatggattgAGGTTGGTTTTGAATTTAAACGAGAAGTGCTATTGTGCAAAATAAGCTTTTAACTTGAAgcttttttaagaaatttagcAGAAGTTATGGATTAGAGATTCCTGCTCCATGAGTTTGCGGCCATTACACCATAAAGACGTTGGGGATTTGAACAAGTTTTTGTTTATCAAATATAATTGAAGATgtgttgagatggattgaggtTGGTTTTGAATTTAAACGAGAAGTGCCGTTGTGCAAAATAAGCTTTTAACGTGAAgcttttttaagaaatttagcAGAAATTATGGATTAGAGACCCCTGCTCCATGAGTTTGCGGCCATTACACCATAAAGACGTTGGGGATTTGAACAAGTTTTTGTTTATCAAATGCAATTGAGACTACAGAACTGTTTTGCTAGTGGAGGATCTCTTTCATGTTATTCActtgtaatttttgttgatCGTTGACACAAATCGAGCCTTCACTTCTTGTGCAGTTCTGCATATTTTCCCGCATAAGTTTACCCAATCAAGAATCAGTTTCCCTTCTGGTGGATCTTTTTGTTTCATTGAAGTATTTGTTGGTATGTAGTtctattttggtttttatttatgTGTCTGTAATGTGCTGCCCTTTGGGACTAGCCAAGATATGTATAAGTTTGAGCTTAGGCAATTCCTCAATGGAGCATGCATTCTGCATCTCGGATGCATCTGAAAGTTAACGGAACCGAGGAGTTGTGTGACTTGCGAAGGGGTATTGTTAGTTGCCAATTGCCATCATAAGGCTAAAATGGCAATTAGAACATTAGTTTTGGTGTAAGTCAGAGTCCTATGCCTGTGAGGTAGTGCTTGCCTGCTTGGGAGATGGCACAGGTGCTGTGGTCGGGAGCTATGACATAAAATTACTAGGGAAGTAAGGGAACGACCGTAACAGAGCAATTGGCTCGTTATGGATTAAGCATATTGAAGGCTATTACGAGTAGAATAGTTTGCAAAATTCAAGTTTTGCCATAAGATGATGGCCAATGAAAGGTTACCGTAGTTCGAAAAAACCTTAATGCAGTCCATTTTTGTGGTTGGATTGACTAACTTTCTCTTGAGATGTGATGAAAAATGAGTTGGGTGCCAGGAATTTGTGTCTTCTGTTTCCTAGGTGTACACTTGCAGTACTGCATGCGCTACCTCTGTTTAATGGCATCGTAAAAATCTCCCGAGTATAGTCATGACTCTGTCATTGTGCACTCCAGAAAACCATAACTTTAGATTCCCAGCAGGCTTCCTATGATATTGAGGCACAATGCACCTGGGTAATGACAACAACTTCTAATCTTTCCAGTTCCAAAAAGCATCAATAAGCACGATGCCACTTGACAGCTTAAAACTGTcacaatgaatgaaaataatgcaGGTTTCATACTAATTTCGGGGTTTTATTTAATCCCAATCACGAGAATGGTAAAAAAGAAAGTTGCACAGCAGACATCATAATAACTAAATCAGTTGCCCATATGCATATATTAGTGATCACTTTCTGCTCCGTAAGTGAGGCAAACATCACGTTTTAATAACTCATTCATCCATGAGCATAAGATTCTGGCTTTTATCTCCTAGATTGAATTTCTAAAAACTCGaatgttatttttgtgataCACCTGTAGTACTCATTCCTGGTGCTTTTACGCCTATACCTTTTTATTGTGATCACTCTTTAATTCCTTGACATGCTTGGGTGATTGGAACTGGTGGATCTGAGAGGGAACCATTGAGGATATGATTAGCAAACCATTGACTAGCTGCCTGGGAATAGTGTACACCATCCCAGCTAATATACTGTGAAGGATTTCCACAAGAAGCGCCATAGACTTCCCTTCCATCTATACTTGCTCTAGACCCACACCAGACGTGGCTGTAATTTACGTGATATCCACAGCAGACCTTTAGGGGATCGGCAAATCCTGTAAAAGAAGTAGCAAAAATTGCGAGCTCAAAACAATGTCATGATAAACCTTGAGAATTGAGAGGAATacaaacatgtgaaatgattatGATAGTGAAAAAATACCTTCTTTCTTTGCATTGCTGATTAGTCCATACTTTGCAGCATAGACATCGACATATGTTATTGCTGCTTTTGGCAGCTCTGCCCTTAGTTTGATCACTCTGTCCTTAAGGTGCCTGTTGAACTCTACAGCCATGTCATT carries:
- the LOC108982499 gene encoding SAGA-associated factor 29 homolog A-like isoform X2, whose translation is MSSPDIAAILEYTKELDRLRKEQEDVLVEINKMHKKLQATPEVVEKPGDSSLSKLKALYTHAKDLSESEVNFSTLLIGQLDTLLPSGPSGQQRRRIGNDQKRRKMKTDSDISRISPNVRSQLEAWASLKGEQVAARVTPDESEKDEWFVVKVIHFDKETKEFEVLDEEPGDDDEGGGQRKYKLPMSNIIPFPKRNDPSTAQDFPPGRQVLAVYPGTTALYKATVVNNNRKRKTDEYSLEFDDDEEDGSLPQRSVPFHKVVPLPEGHRQ
- the LOC108982499 gene encoding SAGA-associated factor 29 homolog A-like isoform X1: MSSPDIAAILEYTKELDRLRKEQEDVLVEINKMHKKLQATPEVVEKPGDSSLSKLKALYTHAKDLSESEVNFSTLLIGQLDTLLPSGPSGQQRRRIEGNDQKRRKMKTDSDISRISPNVRSQLEAWASLKGEQVAARVTPDESEKDEWFVVKVIHFDKETKEFEVLDEEPGDDDEGGGQRKYKLPMSNIIPFPKRNDPSTAQDFPPGRQVLAVYPGTTALYKATVVNNNRKRKTDEYSLEFDDDEEDGSLPQRSVPFHKVVPLPEGHRQ
- the LOC108982497 gene encoding elongation factor Tu, chloroplastic-like: MAAMASSITPKYSKLFPPTPTPPQVSLPIHLSLTHNPKPRILSSKLSSFTDASITFFHSLAQPSKPHCKRLSLVTVKAAKGKFERKKPHVNIGTIGHVDHGKTTLTAALTMALASMGNSAPKKYDEIDAAPEERARGITINTATVEYETANRHYAHVDCPGHADYVKNMITGAAQMDGAILVVSGADGPMPQTKEHVLLAKQVGVPNMVVFLNKQDQVDDEELLQLVELEVRELLSSFEFPGDDVPIVSGSALLALEALMANPKITRGENEWVDKIYELMDAVDDYIPIPQRQTDLPFLSAVEDVFSITGRGTVATGRIERGTVKVGEIVEIVGLRETRTTTVTGVEMFQKTLDVALAGDNVGLLLRGIQKTDIQRGMVIAKPGTITPHTKFRALVYVLKKEEGGRHSPFFAGYRPQFYMRTTDVTGKVTGIVNDKDEESKMVMPGDRIKMVVELIMPVACEQGMRFAIREGGKTVGAGVIQSIIE